One window of the Podospora pseudopauciseta strain CBS 411.78 chromosome 4, whole genome shotgun sequence genome contains the following:
- a CDS encoding hypothetical protein (COG:S; EggNog:ENOG503P96R): protein MDYPSSYLQSPVFDGPAYQDGPWPIPTSASMQRSSSQSTANTNLTYASSQYSTELSSLGSPIVEHKVYSEGWSSYPPQPQDSGPLVANAGGHLHEDNVPAPSDMQMLAPPYLPSELYPVANYYDYDTTDPYDPAYAGVPFDPDNYGQQQLPAQSVQEVDTSYSVSTVSEKQTYPCLSPGCSQKAFSRSADLDRHYKQVHIDEDQRIKYHCDYKKCPRHEAPFGRQDHFRDHLRDFHKEDLLRRSKKEDREWWESRAPRAVFNGWWRCNKCLVVRVDVEMEGYTCPACGSSCESDRMRVREAAAGRG, encoded by the exons ATGGACTACCCTTCTTCCTATCTTCAAAGCCCAGTCTTTGATGGCCCTGCCTACCAAGATGGCCCTTGGCCTATCCCAACAAGTGCGAGCATGCAGAGGAGCAGCTCGCAGTCGACAGCCAACACAAACCTCACTTACGCCTCCAGCCAGTACTCGACCGAGTTATCGTCACTCGGTTCGCCAATAGTCGAGCACAAGGTGTACAGCGAGGGCTGGTCCTcatatcctcctcagccacAAGACTCGGGTCCACTTGTCGCCAATGCTGGTGGTCATTTGCACGAAGATAATGTCCCAGCACCATCAGACATGCAAATGCTCGCCCCGCCCTACCTGCCATCAGAACTCTACCCTGTTGCCAACTATTACGACTACGACACCACTGATCCCTACGACCCCGCGTATGCCGGCGTCCCGTTTGACCCAGACAACTATGGTCAACAACAGCTGCCCGCTCAGTCCGTCCAAGAGGTCGACACATCATATTCAGTCTC CACCGTCTCGGAAAAGCAAACCTACCCTTGCCTCTCACCTGGCTGCAGCCAGAAAGCCTTCTCCCGCTCGGCCGACCTTGACCGGCACTACAAACAGGTTCACATAGACGAGGATCAAAGGATCAAGTATCACTGCGACTACAAGAAGTGTCCCCGACACGAGGCGCCTTTTGGCAGGCAGGACCACTTCCGAGACCACCTCCGGGATTTCCACAAGGAGGATCTCCTGCGGAGGAGCAAAAAGGAGGATAGGGAATGGTGGGAATCTAGGGCGCCTCGCGCGGTGTTCAacgggtggtggagatgcaACAAGTgcctggtggtgagagtggacgttgagatggaggggtaTACCTGTCCTGCGTGTGGGAGCTCGTGCGAGAGCGACaggatgagggtgagggaggctGCTGCCGGGAGAGGGTag
- a CDS encoding hypothetical protein (EggNog:ENOG503P3PI; COG:E), whose amino-acid sequence MPSPTKNITLTVPKLVFEAVPLTREAFAPFGDVINNPRPDLHPFSATSVPSLPFDGISANQGSAIKYQHVSRQINLYPQAPSAVPGFSVMNIFICASRISIPTSSASPSQPPPPATAFPVRVLERHPFTTQTFIPLSAPENQHYLVIVAPTLPPADADADLPVPANLTTTDQAGASYPRSLPGRGLPDLSGLRAFVATGKQAVTYGAGTWHAPMVAVGKPGTALDFLVVQFANGVGEEDCQEIYFKAEGEGKQGVVVELTPASKPQDLGPMGSRLARLNKFALVHGSSYSPKGMDGFVHLKLIALALPGEPCIQTRYVAKN is encoded by the exons ATGCCTTCTCCAACCAAGAACATCACGCTTACTGTTCCAAAACTGGTGTTCGAAGCGGTACCCCTCACCCGGGAAGCTTTCGCTCCGTTCGGGGATGTGATCAACAACCCTCGACCAGACTTGCACCCATTCTCTGCCACATCAGTACCATCACTCCCCTTTGATGGAATCTCCGCCAACCAAGGCTCAGCCATTAAATATCAACATGTCTCTCGCCAAATCAACCTCTACCCCCAGGCTCCCAGTGCCGTCCCAGGGTTCTCGGTAATGAACATCTTCATCTGTGCTTCACGGATCAGTATCCCAACCTCGTCCGCGTCACCgtcacagccaccaccaccagctaCCGCATTCCCTGTGCGTGTGTTGGAGCGCCATCCTTTCACAACCCAGACTTTTATCCCTCTCTCGGCACCTGAAAATCAGCACTATCTTGTTATCGTGGCGCCTACCCTCCCACCCGCTGATGCAGACGCAGATTTGCCAGTTCCAGCGAATCTCACGACTACAGACCAAGCAGGAGCCTCTTATCCCCGCTCCCTCCCTGGCAGGGGACTTCCCGATCTCAGCGGACTGCGTGCCTTCGTTGCCACAGGCAAGCAAGCTGTGACATACGGTGCGGGGACTTGGCACGCGCCCATGGTGGCTGTTGGGAAGCCTGGCACAGCCCTTGATTTTCTGGTGGTGCAGTTTGCGAATGGAGTCGGGGAAGAGGACTGTCAAGAGATCTACTTCAAGGctgaaggggaaggaaaacaaggggttgttgttgagttgACCCCGGCCTCCAAGCCTCAAGACTTGGGGCCTATGGGTTCGAGGCTGGCGAGGCT GAATAAGTTTGCTCTCGTCCACGGCTCTAGCTACTCGCCCAAGGGCATGGATGGCTTTGTACACCTGAA GCTCATCGCACTGGCGCTCCCTGGCGAGCCTTGTATCCAGACCAGATATGTTGCCAAGAACTAG
- a CDS encoding hypothetical protein (EggNog:ENOG503P6V6; COG:T; COG:U): MNPHQAKKIDVKSLSPEEQRLFRLYGKLPSKSDHFAKHLKERKYFDSGDYAMSKAGKGDSVDTGSVGSQHPVPENIPHLSSPVSGPNGIGSILHPHHHHQHHNVSMQAGSPVKESSFLNRETSAEELEKGVPVSGAGAENGQAGAEPTVTPTAQDGLPTRR, from the exons ATGAATCCCCACCAGGCGAAGAAGATCGATGTCAAG TCCCTCTCCCCTGAGGAGCAGCGCCTCTTCCGGCTCTACGGCAAGCTCCCCAGCAAGTCGGACCACTTCGCCAAGCATCTCAAGGAGCGCAAGTACTTTGACAGCGGCGACTACGCGATGAGCAAGGCCGGAAAGGGTGACAGCGTCGACACGGGCTCCGTTGGCAGCCAGCACCCCGTTCCCGAGAACATCCCCCATCTGTCGAGCCCCGTCAGCGGACCCAACGGCATTGGGAgcatcctccatccccaccatcaccatcagcaTCACAATGTCAGCATGCAGGCCGGCAGCCCCGTCAAAGAGAGCAGCTTTCTTAACCGGGAGACCAGTGccgaggagctcgagaagggTGTCCCGGTCTCTGGTGCCGGTGCAGAGAACGGTCAGGCTGGTGCCGAGCCGACTGTTACACCCACCGCTCAGGACGGGCTTCCGACTAGACGATAA
- the CYP41 gene encoding cytochrome P450 monooxygenase 41 (COG:O; EggNog:ENOG503NXZR), with product MSSTEETKKARSRVFFDVTIGGKPAGRITFELYDDIVPKTAENFRALCTGEKGIGKAGKPLHYKGSLFHRIIKQFMIQGGDFTAGNGTGGESIYGAKFEDENFELKHDRPFLLSMANAGPGTNGSQFFITTVPTPHLDGKHVVFGEVLSGKSVVRQLENLTTQADKPTKDAVIADCGELSGSEAITADTKTADAYGDEYEDFPEDQVSGSETLSATQILKIASDCKEFGNKAFKGGDLSVALDKYQKGLRYLNEDPDLDNESDETKSRLSTLRISLNTNAALMNFKLEAWDDTVRSANGALAVAGISGKEKAKALYHRGRAQLRLKDEDAALESLGEAQKVDPENAAVAKELAEVKKAAAARRAKEKAAYKKFFS from the exons ATGAGCAGCACCGAGGAGACAAAGAAGGCTCGCAGCCGCGTCTTCTTTGACGTTACCATCGGAGGAAAGCCCGCCGGCCGCATCACATTCGAGCTTTACGATGACATTGTGCCCAAGACGGCCGAGAACTTCCGCGCTCTCTGCACGGGCGAGAAGGGTATCGGCAAGGCCGGTAAACCTTTGCACTACAAGGGGTCACTATTCCACCGCATCATCAAGCAGTTCATGATCCAGGGTGGTGACTTCACGGCCGGCAATGGCACAGGCGGCGAGTCCATCTATGGTGCCAagtttgaggatgagaacTTTGAGCTGAAGCACGACCGTCCTTTCTTGCTGTCCATGGCTAATGCTGGTCCCG GTACAAACGGTTCCCAATTCTTCATTACTACTGTGCCAACACCACATCTCGATGGAAAGCATGTCGTTTTTGGAGAGGTCCTCAGCGGCAAGTCCGTCGTCCGTCAACTCGAAAACCTCACCACTCAAGCCGACAAGCCCACGAAAGATGCCGTCATCGCCGACTGCGGCGAGCTCTCCGGCTCCgaagccatcaccgccgACACCAAGACCGCCGACGCCTATGGTGATGAGTACGAAGATTTCCCCGAAGACCAAGTTAGTGGCAGCGAAACTCTTTCCGCCACTCAAATCCTCAAAATCGCCAGCGACTGCAAGGAGTTTGGCAACAAGGCTTTCAAGGGTGGCGACTTGAGCGTGGCCCTGGACAAATACCAAAAGGGCTTGCGCTACCTGAACGAGGACCCCGATCTGGACAACGAATCCGATGAGACCAAGTCCAGGCTCAGCACTTTGCGCATCTCGCTCAACACCAACGCGGCGCTCATGAATTTCAAGCTGGAGGCGTGGGATGACACGGTTCGTTCTGCAAACGGTGCTCTTGCCGTGGCTGGCATCTCAGGCAAGGAGAAGGCAAAGGCTCTCTACCACCGCGGACGTGCTCAGTTGCGTCTCAAGGACGAGGATGCTGCTCTGGAGAGTTTGGGAGAGGCTCAAAAGGTTGACCCGGAGAACGCGGCTGTCGCGAAGGAGCTggccgaggtcaagaaggCGGCTGCTGCGAGACgcgccaaggagaaggcggcgTACAAGAAGTTCTTTAGCTGA
- a CDS encoding hypothetical protein (COG:S; EggNog:ENOG503P3T6), with protein MEADARRIKDEDDGHNVRTTSEKPSYRSWKKKYRKMRIVFDDKMKANEDLHMMEQKALATAKRLAIQNDRLLDTLLDVNNSAQIPPEKRFDLSVDSQVDDDALRLDMDRPSTPNRCPKPAKSFQKLLREVPHIPYAAAAEHFPDLISDLQAGRDSPVDPLQGAPHPPSFLTADDVDNYLYELDLRLFDDTDQLPTLAPLAHPDETAAPREKTSRDYALRNPVSVHNWLRKNAPNTFLQDTEHHAGADKDNTKDKDDHSRNGADDSVIAVPSSASSTRGGRGGGPGSRGGPGSRGGKVRNDPAARAKRQAQAARKAAAEKLAAYEYEHGGGEIWGPKEALKRYDALQASLASGGAKGSGGGTASKSDPAASRTKRQGASARRATTDRLAAVEDELSGDDLEMGEAASILASPTLASGGGKGTGGAAGKRKRVADDDPGYRPKGGSSRPTKKKRKSEGGGTDAGAATPSESTKRSRKSGGSGDGESVVYRKEVDD; from the exons ATGGAGGCCGATGCGCGCAGAATcaaggacgaggacgatggcCACAATGTCAGAACCACCAGCGAAAAGCCATCATATCGGtcatggaagaagaagtaTCGCAAGATGCGCATCGTTTTCGATGACAAGATGAAGGCCAACGAGGATCTTCACATGATGGAGCAGAAGGCGCTGGCCACGGCCAAGAGGCTCGCGATCCAAAACGA TCGGCTGCTGGATACCCTTCTAGATGTCAACAACTCGGCTCAGATTCCGCCCGAGAAGCGATTTGACCTTAGCGTGGACTCCCAGGTCGATGACGACGCTCTCCGCCTCGACATGGACAGACCATCAACGCCAAACCGATGCCCCAAACCCGCAAAATCCTTCCAGAAGCTCCTCCGCGAGGTCCCACACATCCCTTACGCTGCCGCTGCAGAACACTTCCCAGACCTCATCTCCGATCTCCAAGCAGGCCGAGATTCCCCTGTCGACCCCCTCCAGGGcgccccccatcccccctccttcctcaccgcAGACGATGTAGATAACTATCTCTACGAGCTCGACCTCCGCCTCTTCGACGACACCGACCAGCTCCCTACCCTCGCTCCCCTAGCCCACCCCGATGAGACGGCCGCTCCCCGCGAGAAGACCTCCCGCGACTACGCCCTTCGAAACCCCGTATCCGTGCACAACTGGCTGCGTAAAAACGCGCCCAACACCTTCCTCCAAGACACAGAGCACCATGCTGGCGCCGACAAGGACAacaccaaggacaaggacgaCCACTCCAGAAACGGCGCCGACGACTCCGTCATTGCCGTCCCGAGCTCCGCCTCCTCTACCCGAGGCGGCCGCGGCGGAGGTCCAGGTTCGAGAGGCGGCCCCGGCTCCCGCGGTGGTAAAGTCCGGAACGACCCAGCCGCTCGCGCTAAGCGCCAGGCCCAAGCTGCGAGGAAGGCCGCGGCCGAGAAACTCGCCGCTTACGAATACGAgcacggtggtggtgaaatcTGGGGCCCGAAAGAGGCGTTGAAACGCTATGATGCCTTGCAGGCTAGTCTTGCTTCTGGCGGTGCGAAAGGTTCTGGGGGCGGTACCGCGAGCAAGAGCGACCCGGCAGCATCTCGCACCAAGCGTCAGGGCGCGTCCGCCAGGAGGGCCACGACGGATAGGCTTGCTGCTGTCGAAGATGAGCTTAGCGGTGATGATTTGGAGATGGGCGAGGCGGCGAGCATTCTTGCTTCGCCTACTCTTGCTTCCGGTGGTGGGAAGGGCACTGGCGGTGCCGCCggcaagaggaagagagtggCGGATGATGATCCGGGGTATAGACCTAAGGGGGGGTCCAGCCGGCcgaccaagaagaagcgTAAGAGCGAGGGCGGTGGGACAGATGCCGGTGCGGCGACGCCCAGCGAGTCAACGAAGAGGTCAAGGAAGAGTGGTGGATCGGGCGATGGGGAGTCGGTGGTGTATAGGAAAGAGGTTGATGACTGA
- the IDP2 gene encoding NADP-dependent isocitrate dehydrogenase (EggNog:ENOG503NVZ4; COG:C): MSSIVSSALRASLTRPSCSRTVFTPVSNTVRITSRATPVTLIQHYRRTMASAAKIKVKNPVVELDGDEMTRVIWQDIKDKFITPYLDIDLKYYDLGLEYRDQTNDQVTIDAAEAIKKYSVGVKCATITPDEARVEEFKLKQMWLSPNGTIRNALGGTVFREPIVIPRVPRLVPGWKKPIIIGRHAFGDQYRAKDFVAPGPGKLSMVYTPEGGEPQEIEVYKFQGGGGVAQTQYNTDESITGFAHASFKLAIDKGLPLYMSTKNTILKKYDGRFKDIFQELYDTQYKEAFEARGIWYEHRLIDDMVAQMIKSSGGYIMALKNYDGDVQSDIVAQGFGSLGLMTSVLITPDGKTFESEAAHGTVTRHYREHQKGRETSTNPIASIFAWTRGLIQRGKLDDTPEVVAFAEALEKACIDTVDVDGIMTKDLALACGKTGREDYVTTSEYMVAVERRLKQSLKEKL; this comes from the exons ATGTCTTCCATCGTCTCCTCGGCCCTCCGTGCCTCTTTAACTCGTCCCTCCTGCTCGCGTACTGTCTTCACCCCGGTCTCCAACACCGTCCGCATCACTTCGAGAGCCACTCCCGTAACCCTCATCCAGCACTACAGACGCACAATGGCTTCCGCCGCTAAgatcaaggtcaagaacCCCGTCGTCGAGCTCGACGGCGACGAGATGACCCGTGTCATCTGGCAGGACATCAAGGACAAGTTCATCACCCCCTACCTCGACATCGACCTCAAGTACTACGATCTCGGCCTCGAGTACCGCGACCAGACCAACGACCAGGTCACCATCGATGCCgccgaggccatcaagaagTACTCGGTTGGTGTCAAGTgtgccaccatcacccccgaTGAAGCCCGCGTGGAGGAGTTCAAGCTGAAGCAAA TGTGGCTCTCCCCCAACGGTACCATCCGCAACGCCCTCGGCGGTACCGTCTTCCGTGAGCCCATTGTCATTCCCCGTGTCCCCCGTCTGGTTCCTGGATGGAAgaaacccatcatcattggCCGCCACGCCTTTGGCGACCAGTACCGGGCCAAGGACTTCGTCGCCCCCGGCCCCGGCAAGCTCAGCATGGTCTACACccccgagggtggtgagccCCAGGAGATCGAGGTGTACAAGTTCCagggtggcggcggtgtcGCCCAGACCCAGTACAACACTGACGAATCCATCACCGGTTTCGCCCACGCCTCTTTCAAGCTCGCCATTGACAAGGGCCTCCCCCTATACATGAGCACCAAGAATACCATTCTCAAGAAGTACGATGGTCGCTTCAAGGACATCTTCCAGGAGCTCTACGACACCCAGTACAAGGAGGCTTTCGAGGCCAGGGGTATCTGGTATGAACACCGTCTCATCGACGACATGGTCGCTCAGATGATCAAGAGCAGCGGTGGTTACATCATGGCTCTCAAGA ACTACGATGGTGACGTCCAGTCCGACATTGTAGCTCAGGGCTTCGGCTCCCTCGGTCTCATGACCTCCGTTCTCATCACCCCCGATGGCAAGACCTTCGAGTCTGAGGCTGCCCACGGCACCGTCACCCGCCACTACCGTGAGCACCAAAAGGGCCGTGAgacctccaccaaccccatcgccTCCATCTTTGCCTGGACCCGCGGTCTCATCCAGCGTGGCAAGCTCGACGACACCCCCGAGGTCGTTGCCTTTGCCGAGGCTCTCGAGAAGGCCTGCATTGACACCGTCGACGTTGATGGCATCATGACCAAGGATCTTGCCCTTGCCTGCGGTAAGACTGGCCGTGAGGACTACGTCACCACCTCCGAGTACATGGTCGCCGTTGAGAGAAGACTCAAGCAGAGCCTGAAGGAGAAGCTCTAA
- the DTD1 gene encoding D-tyrosyl-tRNA(Tyr) deacylase (BUSCO:EOG09264ZQC; EggNog:ENOG503P37W; COG:J): MKAILQRVLSASVTVDQELVSSIGKGILVLAAVAPGDTEKEADALAAKVLKLRLWDDDTGGRWKKNVQDINGEVLCVSQFTLLASTKKGSKPDFHGAMGGDEAKSLYQYFYRRVQEGYAADKVKDGVFQAMMQVALVNDGPVTLEVSASPPKEQDQKKPKTTEPPK, encoded by the exons ATGAAGG CCATCCTTCAACGAGTGCTTTCAGCCTCGGTCACGGTAGACCAGGAGCTGGTTTCATCGATAGGAAAAGGCATCTTGGTCCTGGCTGCAGTTGCGCCGGGTGACACTGAGAAGGAAGCTGATGCCCTGGCAGCGAAGGTCCTCAAGTTGAGGCTTTGGGATGATGATACAGGGGGCCGTTGGAAGAAGAATGTCCAAGATATCAACGGCGAAGTACTATGTG TATCACAATTCACGCTCCTAGCTTCTACCAAGAAGGGCAGCAAACCGGACTTCCACGGTGCCATGGGAGGGGACGAGGCCAAGAGCCTCTACCAGTATTTCTACCGCCGAGTTCAGGAAGGCTATGCTGCCGACAAGGTGAAGGATGGCGTCTTCCAAGCCATGATGCAGGTTGCCCTCGTAAATGACGGACCG GTCACTCTTGAGGTCTCAGCAAGCCCTCCCAAGGAACAAGACCagaagaagccaaagacCACGGAACCGCCCAAATAA
- the NOT5 gene encoding General negative regulator of transcription subunit 5 (EggNog:ENOG503NU44; COG:K): MAARKLQQEVDKCFKKVAEGVADFEAIYEKIEQSTNQAQKEKLEDQLKREIKKLQRLRDQIKTWAASNDIKDKGPLLEQRRLIETQMEKFKAVEKAMKTKAYSKEGLSAATKLDPKEQAKLEASEFLSNMVDELEQQIETLEAEGESIQATMKKGKGQATKLERIAEIERIIERHKWHQGKLELIRRSLENGGVETEQVTDLEESIKYYVSDGMNDDFPEDEGMYDDLNLEEEEDAFGMNLENDKGSSQDTQSVQEEPAPEPETTRPAAAAPVGKQRTVADAVTGSATRRPSAQKSPLPTLATVHNSQTTNSNGVQANVAMKPAALPTRPAEGLKYASAAAAAAASDKNNVGIAPLPPPPGAPPASAASPLAPSQPRTSTTNSPSTAPIQPVVQDRAPLQTAQPPAKEAPKSAASKGKAPVQPPTATPAASDHGDATPARAGSASTQGAPVSAPVPAANGVSNGIKPIEEEEEDEEEESIYHLPAVLQDLVESYEVTKKRTASINSPLTQRMHITSEAAKPEVADAEPPRAYVPETKYLAHTHFPQEPLDILDDPRLYERIEPDTLFYVFYYKQGTYQQYLAARALKDQSWRFHKQYQTWFQRHEEPKSITEEFEQGTYRFFDYESTWMNRRKADFKFAYKFLEDEV, from the exons ATGGCGGCACGAAAGCTGCAGCAGGAAGTCGACAAGTGCTTCAAGAAGGTGGCTGAAGGTGTCGCCGACTTCGAGGCCATTTACGAGAAGATTGAGCAGTCCACCAATCAGGCGCAAAAGGAGAAGCTAGAAGATCAGCTGAAGCGAGAAATCAAGAAGTTGCAGAGGCTGCGCGATCAGATCAAGACATGGGCTGCTAGCAATGATATCAAGGATAAGGGGCCGCTGCTGGAGCAGCGGAGGCTGATAGAGACG CAAATGGAGAAGTTCAAGGCTGTCGAAAAGGCGATGAAGACGAAGGCGTACTCTAAAGAGGGGTTATCAGCCGCCACCAAGCTGGACCCCAAGGAGCAAGCGAAGCTGGAGGCAAGCGAATTCCTGAGCAACATGGTTGACGAACTCGAGCAGCAAATCGAAACCCTCGAGGCCGAAGGCGAATCGATACAAGCCACCAtgaagaagggcaagggaCAGGCAACCAAGCTGGAGCGCATCGCCGAGATAGAGCGCATCATCGAACGGCATAAATGGCACCAAGGGAAGCTGGAGCTGATTCGCCGCTCACTCGAAAATGGGGGCGTCGAGACCGAGCAAGTCACGGACCTAGAGGAGAGCATCAAGTACTACGTGTCCGACGGCATGAACGACGATTTCCCCGAGGACGAGGGCATGTATGACGATCTAAAcctggaagaagaggaggatgcctTTGGTATGAACCTGGAGAACGACAAGGGCTCATCACAGGACACCCAGTCGGTTCAAGAGGAGCCAGCCCCTGAGCCCGAGACGACAAGACCGGCAGCTGCTGCTCCGGTCGGAAAGCAACGCACGGTGGCCGATGCTGTGACAGGGTCGGCTACACGACGTCCCTCGGCCCAAAAGTCACCCCTCCCAACGCTCGCAACCGTCCACAACTCGCAAACAACCAACAGCAATGGGGTCCAGGCCAATGTTGCCATGAAGCCGGCAGCGCTACCAACCCGGCCCGCCGAGGGTTTGAAGTATGCcagcgcagcagcagccgctgCCGCAAGCGATAAGAACAACGTGGGCATTGCGCCTTTACCCCCTCCGCCAGGTGCTCCTCCAGCATCCGCCGCCTCTCCGTTAGCACCAAGTCAGCCGAGGACAAGTACTACCAACTCTCCCAGCACAGCACCCATACAACCGGTGGTGCAGGACAGGGCACCCCTACAAACTGCCCAGCCGCCAGCCAAGGAAGCGCCCAAATCTGCAGCATCAAAGGGCAAGGCTCCTGTACAACCGCCAACCGCCACACCAGCAGCTTCAGATCACGGAGATGCCACCCCCGCGCGAG CAGGTTCGGCGTCAACACAAGGGGCTCCAGTATCAGCACCAGTACCGGCTGCGAACGGCGTTTCTAATGGCATCAAGCCaatcgaggaggaagaggaagatgaagaggaagagtcGATATATCATCTCCCTGCGGTCCTCCAAGACCTGGTGGAATCATACGAAGTGACCAAGAAGCGGACGGCGTCAATAAACTCACCATTGACCCAGAGGATGCATATCACATCGGAAGCGGCTAAGCCTGAAGTTGCGGATGCCGAACCACCCCGCGCGTATGTGCCGGAGACGAAGTACCTCGCGCACACACACTTCCCACAAGAGCCGCTAGATATCCTGGATGACCCACGACTGTACGAACGAATCGAGCCAGACACACTCTTTTACGTTTTCTACTACAAACAGGGGACATACCAGCAATATCTTGCCGCGAGGGCTTTGAAGGACCAGAGTTGGAGGTTCCATAAACAATACCAGACATGGTTTCAGAGACACGAAGAACCAAAGTCGATTACCGAAGAGTTTGAACAGGGGACGTACCGCTTCTTCGATTATGAGAGCACATG GATGAACCGCAGAAAGGCAGATTTTAAGTTTGCCTACAAGTTtctcgaggatgaggtttgA
- a CDS encoding hypothetical protein (EggNog:ENOG503NVK7; COG:S; BUSCO:EOG0926347K): MTENAAKRLKTDSGVVAIGTHNGHFHADEALAVYMLRKHIPTYANAKLVRTRDPKLLDECDIVVDVGGEYEPARHRYDHHQRSFSTTFPERATKLSSAGLVYMHFGKQIIARRLSQPEESEQVGLVWNKIYQSFVEALDAHDNGISAYDAAGLAAAGLEKKFSDGGFTLGAMVGRLNPNWNDPIPEDPVAAQAAEDQRFELASQRIGEEFDRGLDYFTSAWLPAREVVAEAFAVRNEFDAGGRIMVLKKQSAPWKDHLYTLEEQNPEAGKVLYVLYPEKPTPDAKWRIQCVPETKDSFQSRKPLPEAWRGFRDEELDGISGVPGSVFVHAAGFIGGNKTFDGALAMVQKALL, translated from the coding sequence ATGACCGAGAACGCAGCGAAACGCCTCAAGACGGACAGTGGAGTGGTTGCCATTGGCACTCACAACGGTCACTTCCACGCTGATGAGGCCCTCGCAGTTTACATGCTGCGCAAGCACATCCCAACCTACGCCAACGCCAAGCTGGTCCGCACCCGTGATCCCAAGCTTCTCGACGAGTGTGACATCGTCGTCGACGTCGGCGGCGAGTATGAGCCCGCCCGCCACCGCTACGACCACCATCAGCGCAGTttttccaccaccttccccgaGCGGGCCACCAAGCTGAGCAGTGCTGGTTTGGTCTACATGCACTTTGGCAAGCAGATCATCGCCCGCCGTCTCAGTCAGCCCGAGGAGAGCGAGCAAGTTGGGCTCGTGTGGAATAAGATCTATCAGAGCTTTGTTGAGGCCCTTGATGCCCACGACAACGGCATCAGCGCCTATGATGCTGCTGGTCTTGCTGCCGCTGGTTTGGAAAAGAAGTTTTCGGACGGTGGTTTCACTCTCGGCGCCATGGTTGGCAGACTGAACCCCAACTGGAACGACCCAATCCCCGAAGACCCCGTCGCCGCCCAAGCAGCTGAGGACCAGCGCTTCGAGCTTGCCAGCCAGCGCATTGGCGAGGAGTTTGACCGCGGCCTGGACTACTTCACCTCGGCCTGGTTGCCTGCTAGAGAGGTCGTTGCAGAGGCTTTCGCGGTGCGAAACGAGTTCGACGCTGGTGGCCGCATCATGGTCCTCAAGAAGCAGTCTGCCCCCTGGAAAGATCATCTTTACACCCTCGAGGAGCAGAACCCCGAGGCCGGCAAGGTTCTTTACGTTTTGTACCCCGAGAAGCCCACCCCCGACGCCAAGTGGAGGATCCAGTGTGTACCCGAGACCAAGGACTCATTCCAGAGCCGGAAGCCATTGCCTGAGGCCTGGAGGGGCTTCCGCGATGAGGAGCTTGACGGCATCTCGGGTGTGCCAGGCTCTGTCTTTGTGCATGCCGCTGGCTTCATCGGCGGCAACAAGACCTTTGACGGTGCTCTTGCCATGGTCCAGAAAGCTCTTCTATGA